One genomic window of Vicia villosa cultivar HV-30 ecotype Madison, WI unplaced genomic scaffold, Vvil1.0 ctg.002874F_1_1, whole genome shotgun sequence includes the following:
- the LOC131639973 gene encoding uncharacterized protein LOC131639973 produces MYYHEDGYFLLRFKSHDDMDAVMMKGPYTLRNIPLIIKEWRPDYNVKEVLLRTLPIWIKLPKLPLHLWGARSLNKIGSILGVPLVTDECTAHKLRVSYAWILVEVDITRKLPDEITIKDLEGRKLKQQIEYEWRPRFCDKCQQVGHTCGTEKQRKVWRPKPPDTKELTSDTATIVETAQVEEQQWTTVAKANGDRGKKKIVYTDPPNEIACDNGFDVLGILNDPLGIGSTS; encoded by the coding sequence ATGTACTATCATGAGGATGGTTATTTTCTGTTGCGATTCAAGAGCCACGACGATATGGATGCTGTGATGATGAAGGGACCGTATACACTTCGCAACATTCCCCTGATTATCAAAGAATGGAGACCAGATTACAATGTGAAAGAAGTTCTACTCCGAACACTTCCCATTTGGATCAAGCTACCGAAATTGCCTCTTCATCTGTGGGGTGCTCGAAGCCTGAATAAGATTGGAAGTATTTTGGGAGTTCCTTTGGTTACAGATGAGTGCACAGCTCATAAATTACGGGTATCTTATGCCTGGATCCTAGTGGAAGTTGATATTACAAGAAAGTTACCTGATGAAATCACCATTAAGGATCTTGAAGGGAGAAAATTGAAACAACAAATTGAATATGAGTGGCGGCCAAGATTTTGTGATAAATGCCAGCAAGTGGGGCATACTTGTGGAACAGAGAAGCAGAGGAAAGTTTGGCGGCCAAAACCACCTGATACTAAGGAGCTAACATCAGATACTGCTACCATTGTGGAGACTGCTCAAGTAGAGGAACAACAATGGACAACTGTGGCAAAAGCTAATGGTGACAGAGGTAAGAAAAAGATTGTATACACTGATCCTCCGAATGAAATAGCTTGTGATAATGGATTTGATGTCCTAGGGATTTTGAATGATCCACTAGGTATAGGTAGCACCTCATGA